The following DNA comes from Bradyrhizobium sp. SK17.
CCGTTGCTCGCTCTCGGCCAGGCGTCGCAGCGCGGAGGTCTCCTCCGTGACGTCGCGGACGATGCCGGAGACGCGCCGGACCTGACCGCGGGCGTCGAATTCCGGCTCGCCATGGACCACGCAGTCGAGCACGCTGCCATCGGACTTGCGGAGCCTGGTTTGCACGGCGTAGGGCTGCCCGTCCGCCCAGCAGGCGGCGTAATGCGTTTCCAGGACTTTCCGGCTTTCAGGCAAATAACGCCCGCGCACCGTGGCGATCGGGATGAAGCCGTCGACTGTCTCGAACTCGTAGAAGGCGGCGAATTCGGGCGATATCCAGACATCGGTCGCGGCCGCACTGTGTGATTCCCAATAGCCCATGCGGGCCATCCTGATGGCACACCGCAGCGACCGTTCCTCATTCCAGCGGCGACGCGCTACCCGTGTGGGGGCCTGCCCTTGCGGCAATCTACGAGCGGCCATCGGTCCCCAGCCAAAAATGAGCCAACGTACAAATTATACGGCAAATTCGATAGCATATCGCGCGGCAACCTTGGAGCGACCCAGGTCACAGTCCGGGGTTCTTCCGCAGATTTGGTATAGTATCGGTGAATCCCGCAACGGGTGGCGGGTCTACGGAGGAACTCGGTCGCGGCGTCGGCCCGTTCGTGGCCCGCAGGGTTACTTGTTGCAGCGGCGGATGAACGTCACGTTCCTGGCGTACAGGTATGTGTAAGGATCCACCTGATCGAGCGCATGGTGCTTCAGAACCCAGTCGCGCACCGCGGGCGCATAAGACGACATCATCAGCTGAGTCTCACCGGGGTTGATGCTGCGGTCACCGTGATGCGCGGCGTGAAACATGAAGTAGCCGTTCGGGGTAATGCAGATCTTGTTGAGGGGGACGGTTCCGAGCACCGTCGTACAGGACGATTTGCAGCGACCATCGATCACCACGCGATCATACTCCGCATTGACCCGCGTGTAGGTGTAGATGTGCGCAGCGGTGTTGCCGCCGGGATCGTGAAGATAGTAGATCTTTTCCGCGCAGGCGGGACGCGCCATTGCCAGCGTGACGATGCTGAAGCAGATCATGGCCAGTAACCGGTACATATCATCGCCCTCTCATCTGTCGAAATCGTGCAAGCGTTCGCAAGCCTCACGGACTGGTCTTCTCGACCTCAACGCGCCGCTGTATCGCGTCATGCGCCTCACTCCACGCTCCGCTTCCAATACCCAGTCCCGAGCTTGCCGGTGATCACGGCGGTCGCGTCATGGACTTCGTAGGAGCCGGCGTCGCTGTAATTGCGCAATCCCCTCAGCGCGTGCAGGGTCCAGCGGCCGTTGGCGAAGGTGACCGTGCCTTCATGCGATCGCGCCGAGCGGAACGGCTCGGCGTGGAATCTGTAGGTGCCGTCGGCCAGGATCTGCCAGATCCAGCGCGACTGGCCGCGGCCGCTCGCCACCATGATCTCCCAGGTGCCGACCAGCGCGGGATCGATGGCGCCGGCCGGGGGTGCGGGCGGCGGCAATACAGGAGCCGCCGCCGGTGCGGCGTTCGCTTGCGTCGTGGCGGTTGCGCCGACCGCCGGCTCTCCAGCCAGATAGATCGCCTTGCGCGACAGCGAGCCGTAGACGAACGGCTGCTGCTCGTTGCGTGTCGCCTCCATCACGTCGTCGCGGACGTTGCGGAACATGAAGGTGACCTCGACGCCTGGCGCCTCGATGTTGTGCAACAGCGCCGCGGCGAACGGGCTGTTGCGGCCGTCGCCGTCGAGCGCGGTGGTGCCGTCGCGCGCGGCATAGGCCACCAGCACGTTGCCGACCGGCTCGATCCGGCCGAGCCCGTTGCTGGGGGCGGCGCGCATGGCCAGCGAACGGTTCATCTTCGCGGCGAACGGATTGTTGCGGCAGGCATCGAGGATGACGAGGCCGAGACTCGTGGTGCTGGAGACTTGCAGCATGACGCTTTGCAGGTTGATGGCCTCGTTGGCGGCATCGGTATCCCGTTTCAGCTCGGCATCGACCGGGATCAGCCAGTTGTCGCCATTGATCTCCATGCCGTGGCCGGCGAAGTACACCGCCGCCATGTCAGCGCCCGCGGCCTCGCGGCCGAATGCGATCAGCCCGCGCCGCATGTCGTCGAAGCCGCCGTTCCGGATCAGGCTGACGGCGAAGCCAAGACGTTGCAGCGCGGCGGCGACATCGCCGGCGTCGTTCGGCGGATTGGTCAGCGCCGGCACGCTCCTGTAGGCGCCGTTGCCGATCACCAGCGCCACCCGCTTGCCGTCGGCCGCCGCCGTCGCCGGGGCAAAGCTCGTGAGCGCTGCGGCGATGGCCAGTCCCGAGACGAAGGCGCGGCGGTTCATGCTGGACCCGATCCGACGTGACGGGGACACGCTACCTCAGCGGCCGCCGGCAGGCCATCGGAATGGCTTGCGCGGTCGCGTCTTGTCGTCGTTGTTGTCGGCGTGGTCTAATCCTGTGAGCGGCGGGCCGCGAACCGAAGAAAAATCGCCCGCGATGTCTGGTGGGGAAACAATGAGAAAAATCGTCATGGTCGCGGCTGCGGCCGCCACAAGCCTTGCCTTCAACATCGCTCGCGCCGCGCCGCCGCTCCCGGAAGCCGCCGCGCACCAGGTCGGCTTCTCGGACCAGGGGCTGGCGCGGCTCGACGACTTCTTTGCCCGCGAGATCGCGGCCAAGCGGGTCCCCGGCGCCGTGGTGGCGATCGCCCGCGACGGCAGGCTGGTGCATTACAAGGCCTATGGCCAGCTCGATCCGGTCAAGGGCACGCCGATGCCGATCGATGCGGTCTTCGCGCTCGCCTCGATGACCAAGCCGATGGCGGCGGTCGCCGGTCTCACGCTGATGGAGCAGGGCAAGTTGCCGTTGCAGGCGCCGGTCGCCGAATATTATCCGGCGTTCGCCGACATGAAGGTCGGCGTGCAGCAGGCCGACGGTTCGCTGACCATGGAGCCGCAGGCGCGCCCGATCTTCATCCACGATCTCTATCGTCACACCTCAGGCCTGATGTATGGCGGCCGGCCCGACAGTTCGAGCGCGCTGGCGCGGCTCTATCCCGACGGCACGGCGCCGGCCATCGAGGGTGATACCCAGGCCTTCATCGATCGCATCACCCAGTTGCCCCTGGTGCATCAGCCCGGCACCGAGTTCGAATATGGCTTCTCGATCGACGTGCTCGGCGCCGTGGTCGAGAAGGTGTCCGGCCAGCGGCTCGGCGACTATCTCAAGGCCAATGTCTGGACGCCGCTCGGCATGACGGACGCGACCTTCCATCCGACCGATGCCCAGCGCCCGCGGCTGGCGCGCCCGTTCGCCAGCGACCCGCTCACCGGCAAGCCGCAATCGATCAAGCTGCTGGATACACCGACCAGGTTCGACTGCGGCGGCGCCTGCTCGTTCGCCACCGTCGGCGACTATCTCCGCTTCGGCCAGATGCTGCTCAACGGCGGCGAGCTCGACGGCAAGCGTATCCTCGGTCCCAAGACCGTGCATCACATGACGTCGAACCATCTCGGGCCCGAGATCAAGAACAACGTCGCCGCGGTCGAGCCGCATCGCGCCGGCTTCGGCTTCGGGCTGGCGGTCGCAGTGCGGACCAGCGAAGGCCTGTCGTCGGTGCCGGGCAATCCCGGCGAGTTCACCTGGAACGGCGCCTATGGCACGCAGTTCTTCTGCGATCCGAAGGAGCGCCTCGTCGTGGTGGTGGGAACCGCGGCACCGGGCGAGCTGCGCAAATATTATCGCGAGAACGTACAGGACATCGTCTACGGCGCGATGGTGAAGTAACGCCGCGTCGCATGGGCTGTCGGGACGACGGGGTTCCCGACAGCCAGCCGTGCACCCAACCGAAAATGCATTTCATCCAAAATCGATCGATCCAGCGAAACGTCTGACGCGCGATCGTGCGTTCATGCCGAACATGCGCGCAGAGCGAGCGCCGTCGCAGAGAAACGGATTCTCTGGCAAGCGTTCGTTGCTGCATCGCCGCCGACCTCTCGACACATGCGCGCTCCATCGCCGGCGATATTTCGGCTGCGCAGCAGCAATCGACGCGTTTCGCGCCAACAAGAGAATACCGCTATTCCAGATCCGGCCAAAAAGAGTTTGGCTTGGACTCGCTCGCCCGCATTTTCTCTGAGACTATTGATTGCTCGCCGATAGCGCTTGCGAGGGGAATGCGGATGACTTGCACGGACCTCCTGGATATCTCTCGAAGCCGCGTTGCGCCTCGCGCGCGATGTTGCGCCGGCTGCTGTTGACGCATCGGCGGCGTCCCGCGGATCAGCAGGGCTGACCGCCCCCACTCTCGAATAATCCCGAACAGACGACGGCAACAGAGCCGCGTCCGGACTCGCTGACATCGCGCAGCGTGAACGCATCGTGCTGCCTGCTTCCCGTCACGCCTTTCGTCGCCTGCCAACCGATTCACCCTTGAGGACACGAGGACATCCAGATGACCACCAGCCATGATCCGATCAAGTTCGCCTATTGGGTGCCCAACGTCTCCGGCGGATTGGTCATCAGCAAGATCGAGCAGCGAACCGGTTGGGACATCGACTACAACCGCCGCCTGGCGCAGATCGCGGAGGCGGCCGGCTTCGACTACGCGCTGAGCCAGATCCGCT
Coding sequences within:
- a CDS encoding caspase family protein → MNRRAFVSGLAIAAALTSFAPATAAADGKRVALVIGNGAYRSVPALTNPPNDAGDVAAALQRLGFAVSLIRNGGFDDMRRGLIAFGREAAGADMAAVYFAGHGMEINGDNWLIPVDAELKRDTDAANEAINLQSVMLQVSSTTSLGLVILDACRNNPFAAKMNRSLAMRAAPSNGLGRIEPVGNVLVAYAARDGTTALDGDGRNSPFAAALLHNIEAPGVEVTFMFRNVRDDVMEATRNEQQPFVYGSLSRKAIYLAGEPAVGATATTQANAAPAAAPVLPPPAPPAGAIDPALVGTWEIMVASGRGQSRWIWQILADGTYRFHAEPFRSARSHEGTVTFANGRWTLHALRGLRNYSDAGSYEVHDATAVITGKLGTGYWKRSVE
- a CDS encoding serine hydrolase domain-containing protein, which codes for MVAAAAATSLAFNIARAAPPLPEAAAHQVGFSDQGLARLDDFFAREIAAKRVPGAVVAIARDGRLVHYKAYGQLDPVKGTPMPIDAVFALASMTKPMAAVAGLTLMEQGKLPLQAPVAEYYPAFADMKVGVQQADGSLTMEPQARPIFIHDLYRHTSGLMYGGRPDSSSALARLYPDGTAPAIEGDTQAFIDRITQLPLVHQPGTEFEYGFSIDVLGAVVEKVSGQRLGDYLKANVWTPLGMTDATFHPTDAQRPRLARPFASDPLTGKPQSIKLLDTPTRFDCGGACSFATVGDYLRFGQMLLNGGELDGKRILGPKTVHHMTSNHLGPEIKNNVAAVEPHRAGFGFGLAVAVRTSEGLSSVPGNPGEFTWNGAYGTQFFCDPKERLVVVVGTAAPGELRKYYRENVQDIVYGAMVK